The following are from one region of the Capsicum annuum cultivar UCD-10X-F1 chromosome 1, UCD10Xv1.1, whole genome shotgun sequence genome:
- the LOC107852765 gene encoding ubiquitin carboxyl-terminal hydrolase 20-like, whose translation MDNKKNQHKPVDSFKDLIGSKNDVFLEKEDSKSAKSSDSDPWIDSSSSADDDSDIVNSEWFTDDGPIDARPKYDFEVKPITEPKYDFEVKSIAESKYDFEVKPIRSIEPKFDFEVKSIISAGPKCDFEAKPIESLEPKCDFARENEKNKPVRTPNVLKTYKGAGLLNLGNTCFLNVVLQCFLHTVPLFDLLLHTHVVPCDSFCLICAFKELIGFSLAYEAYDGCSVSPWRLVENLSYFSSGFHKYQQEDAHEFLQCFLNRLESRCSDIVFGGRLVSKVRCCNCGHYSNTYEPLIDVSLEIKDANSLHSALESFTRVEKLDDPEIKYTCERCKVQVSIEKQLMLYDAPSIAIIHLKRFQNDGSVVGKVDKHVSFPLELDLLPYTDNNQTNNEQMKYYLYAVIVHAGSTSSSGHYYCFICAEPNEWYKFDDSTISWVHEDLVLAEEAYIMFYAKRDTLWFSDFVALEVINSSYFHELKKIVDNELKKTVRTSSTPGPPSVIYSLLENNASQDIDQVASENQWQMDPEQETEMMMACSMIKRRVPGPRGEELMIALRKLGSCGSSQNEKRRKMEI comes from the exons aTGGATAATAAAAAAAACCAACACAAACCTGTTGATTCTTTTAAGGATTTGATTGGTTcgaaaaatgatgtttttttggaAAAAGAAGACTCCAAAAGTGCTAAATCTTCTGATTCTGATCCTTGGATTGATAGTTCTAGTTCTGCTGATGATGATTCAGATATAGTGAACTCAGAATGGTTTACTGATGATGGGCCAATTGATGCTAGGCCCAAATATGATTTTGAAGTTAAGCCCATTACTGAGCCCAAATATGATTTTGAGGTTAAGTCCATTGCTGAGTCCAAATATGATTTTGAAGTTAAGCCCATAAGGTCAATTGAGCCCAAATTTGATTTCGAGGTTAAATCCATTATATCAGCTGGGCCCAAATGTGATTTTGAAGCCAAGCCCATTGAATCACTTGAGCCCAAGTGTGATTTtgcaagagaaaatgaaaaaaataagccTGTGCGGACACCTAATGTGTTAAAAACTTACAAG GGTGCTGGACTACTCAACTTAGGGAACACATGCTTTTTGAATGTGGTATTGCAATGTTTCTTGCACACGGTGCCATTGTTTGACCTCCTTCTGCATACTCATGTAGTGCCATGTGATA GTTTCTGTTTAATTTGTGCTTTCAAAGAGCTTATTGGCTTTTCATTGGCTTATGAGGCTTATGACGGTTGTTCTGTCTCACCGTGGAGACTTGTTGAGAATTTGAGTT ATTTTTCGTCTGGTTTCCATAAGTATCAGCAAGAAGATGCTCATGAATTCTTGCAATGCTTTCTCAATAGGCTTGAAAGCCGATGCAGTGACATTGTTTTTGGCGGCCGGCTTGTTAGCAAG GTTCGTTGTTGCAACTGCGGCCACTACTCCAACACTTACGAGCCTCTTATAGACGTGAGTTTGGAGATCAAGGATGCCAACAGCTTGCATTCAGCGTTGGAGTCATTCACAAGAGTTGAGAAACTTGACGATCCAGAGATCAAGTATACTTGTGAAAGATGTAAGGTGCAAGTCTCAATCGAGAAGCAGTTGATGCTATACGATGCCCCTTCTATCGCTATCATTCATTTGAAGAGGTTCCAGAATGACGGCTCTGTTGTGGGGAAGGTTGACAAGCATGTTTCATTTCCACTGGAACTGGACTTGCTTCCTTACACCGATAACAACCAAACCAACAAT GAACAAATGAAGTACTATCTTTATGCAGTTATAGTGCACGCCGGGTCTACATCCAGTTCGGGACACTATTACTGCTTCATTTGTGCTGAACCAAATGAATGGTACAAATTTGATGACTCGACG ATTTCTTGGGTACACGAAGATCTTGTTTTGGCAGAAGAAGCATATATTATGTTTTATGCAAAGAGAGACACTCTGTGGTTTTCAGATTTCGTTGCACTGGAAGTTATCAACTCTTCATATTTTCATGAACTCAAGAAAATTGTGGATAATGAATTGAAGAAGACTGTGCGAACATCGTCTACTCCAGGACCGCCTAGTGTTATTTACTCTTTGCTAGAAAACAACGCTTCTCAGGACATCG ATCAGGTTGCTAGTGAAAATCAATGGCAGATGGATCCAGAGCAAGAAACGGAAATGATGATGGCGTGTTCTATGATTAAGAGAAGAGTTCCAGGTCCAAGAGGTGAAGAACTCATGATTGCATTACGCAAATTAGGCAGCTGTGGAAGTTCTCAGAATGAGAAAAGGcgaaaaatggaaatttag